The Novipirellula galeiformis nucleotide sequence GGACCATCCCTCCAGATGCGTTCCGTCTTCGAGAATCGCACAACGATTGAGCACATGTTCCAATTCGCGAACGTTGCCCGGCCAGGAATGTTGACGCAGCTTCTTTTCGAATCGAGACGAGATGCCCGCGATCGGCCGATTGAGTTGGGTTCGCAGAATTGCCAAAAAGGCCTCGACCAGCAACGGAATATCATCCAGGCGTTCGCGGAGTGCAGGCAGCCGAACCGTAATTGTACTCAGCCGATAGTACAGATCGGCGCGAAAGTCCCCTGCGTCGACCATCGCGGAGAGCGGGCGGTTCGATGCGGTGACGATCCGCACGTCCACGGGGATGGTCGTATCGCCCCCGACGCGGACCACCTCGTTCTGCTGAAGCACACGCAACAACGCCACCTGCCCTTGCGGGCTGAGGTCGGCGATCTCGTCGAGAAAGAGCACGCCACCATGTGCCAGCTCGAACTTCCCCGGACGCTGCCGCTCCGCTCCGGTGAACGCGCCACGCTCGTGCCCGAACAACTCGCTTTCCAACAACGTCGAGGGAATCGCACCGCAATTGAGTGTGACCAACGGATGGTTGGCCCGCGAACTCAGTCGGTGCAGCATTCCGGCGACCAGTTCTTTGCCGGTTCCTGTTTCACCTTCGACACAGACGGTAACGTCCTGGTGCCCCACGCGATTGATGATGTCGAACACCTGACGCATCGCGGGACTTTGCCCCACCATGCCACCAAATGTTTTCGCACCCCCGGCGCGGGCGCTCGAAGCAACACCTTTGAACCGGCGCAGCGTGGTATTGACGATGTCTTGTACTGGCAACCGTTCAAAGACCGATCCACCCGCAAAGCCGTGGATCGAGCAGTGGCGGAAAACTTCGCTCAATTCCGTTGGCGCAGTGATCGGACCACCAAATGCAACCCTGACACATTCGGGACGGGTATCCGCGGCTGCCGAGAGCTTGTTGAGCTCCGAAATCGCTCGATGAACGTCATCCCGCTTGGCACGGAAATCGTCGCTGGATCGCGTTAAACCGACGTCAAGAATCAAACCGTCCACGCCGGCGGCCACGAAGCGTTGGACCTCTTGGACCGAAAGAGAAAACCCAAAGGTGACGAACCCCATCTCGCGGGCAATACCCAGCATCTCCGCCTCCGCCTCGACACCGAGGCCCTCGCGCTCCAGTTGGTCGCGAAATTCGCCGTCGATGAAACCAATCGCGGGCCAATTCACGACGCCGATCACGCCTAGATCCTGTAGTTCTCGCAAACGGTCGCGAATCGGACGAGTCGGATCGACGCCAAATACTCCCGCAATGATCGGAAGATCGCCCGAGCGAGGCAACATCTGCCCTTTCAGCAGCTCCACCGTCTGATCGTTAGCATTGCCATAGGGTAGGAAGGCCGCGAGCGTTCCCGTCCCCATCGAGCGGTAGATCCCCGCATTGAGCACCATCAGCGCATCGGCCTCCGATTCCACAGCACACCGTGCAATCAATCCCGACCCAGGCACAACCATCAAGAGCGGTGCGCCGGTTCGTGATTCTTCAAGCCTGCTTCGAAAGTCGGACATCAAACACCTCGACCGCGAACTGGATACATGGTGGTTACATTACACACTCAAGTATCCAACCAGAAGTCCACCGAAGAGGTGTTTTGTTTTTTTTCGATGAATCGCGTTCGTTTTTACGGACGAAACAAGCACCGTGCGACTTCTGCTCGCAAATGGTACAGCTCTTGCTACACCCTTGGATCGACAGAGTTTTTGTTTCTCTCTGTCTACAAACTCAGGGATGTCAGCGGAGAAACCTTCGTCACTGATTCCCTTTTGAGAGTCGCTCCGACCTGACTGCGGGCGGGTCAGCTAAGCCCATTTTTTCATTTACACCTCTCGTCTATCTGGAAACTCACACTCATGATGACATACACAAGAAAGACCGTTCTCGCCCGCATGCGAAACAAAATTGCCGCCGGCCAAGCAATCATCGGCAGCGGAGCTGGCACCGGGATCTCGGCCAAATGCGCAGAAGCCGGCGGGGCCGACCTGATCGTGATCTACAACTCCGGGCGTTTCCGAATGGCCGGACGTGGCTCGCTGGCCGGTCTGCTCCCGTTCGGCAACGCCAATCAAATCGTTAAGGAGATGGCCTGCGAGGTGCTAACGATTGTTCAGCAGACGCCGGTTCTCGCGGGCGTTTGCGGAACCGATCCGTTTCTGTTGCGAGATCCGTTTTTGAAAGAGCTTCGCGAGATGGGGTTCGCGGGGATCCAAAACTTTCCCACCGTCGGGTTGATCGATGGTGTGTTTCGCGAAAACCTCGAAGAGACAGGCATGAGCTTCAGTT carries:
- a CDS encoding phosphoenolpyruvate hydrolase family protein; translation: MSDFRSRLEESRTGAPLLMVVPGSGLIARCAVESEADALMVLNAGIYRSMGTGTLAAFLPYGNANDQTVELLKGQMLPRSGDLPIIAGVFGVDPTRPIRDRLRELQDLGVIGVVNWPAIGFIDGEFRDQLEREGLGVEAEAEMLGIAREMGFVTFGFSLSVQEVQRFVAAGVDGLILDVGLTRSSDDFRAKRDDVHRAISELNKLSAAADTRPECVRVAFGGPITAPTELSEVFRHCSIHGFAGGSVFERLPVQDIVNTTLRRFKGVASSARAGGAKTFGGMVGQSPAMRQVFDIINRVGHQDVTVCVEGETGTGKELVAGMLHRLSSRANHPLVTLNCGAIPSTLLESELFGHERGAFTGAERQRPGKFELAHGGVLFLDEIADLSPQGQVALLRVLQQNEVVRVGGDTTIPVDVRIVTASNRPLSAMVDAGDFRADLYYRLSTITVRLPALRERLDDIPLLVEAFLAILRTQLNRPIAGISSRFEKKLRQHSWPGNVRELEHVLNRCAILEDGTHLEGWSFEPHPHLRSTADDADGPLPSKQEQAQRALRDADGNVTRAAAALNVTRKTLYRWLDRSSKSSAPPTP